A single window of Fischerella sp. PCC 9605 DNA harbors:
- a CDS encoding DUF1269 domain-containing protein — translation MSDLIVVSFSDEFRADEVLLELAKLQREHLIDLEDAAIVVRNKEGKLKIKQTQELVASGAAGGGLWGLLFGLIFFNPLLGWAVGTAAGAISGLVADIGIDDNFIKEIGNSLEPGTSALFVLVRKVTPDKVLEDLSRFGGKVLRTSLSKEDEAKLQEALNQGSKIASVENNPTV, via the coding sequence ATGAGTGACCTAATTGTTGTCAGTTTTAGCGATGAATTTAGGGCTGATGAAGTACTTTTAGAACTGGCAAAGCTACAGCGTGAACACTTGATTGACCTGGAAGATGCAGCTATTGTTGTTAGAAATAAAGAAGGCAAGCTGAAGATTAAGCAAACTCAGGAACTAGTAGCTTCAGGAGCAGCTGGGGGAGGTCTGTGGGGTCTTCTTTTCGGTCTAATATTTTTCAATCCATTACTGGGTTGGGCAGTAGGTACTGCTGCTGGTGCGATTTCAGGATTGGTAGCAGATATCGGGATTGATGACAATTTCATTAAAGAAATTGGCAATTCCCTAGAACCTGGAACTTCGGCTCTGTTCGTCTTGGTTCGGAAGGTCACTCCAGACAAAGTCCTGGAAGACCTCAGCCGCTTTGGAGGTAAAGTTCTGCGAACTTCGTTATCGAAAGAGGATGAGGCAAAGTTGCAAGAGGCTTTGAATCAAGGATCAAAAATTGCAAGCGTCGAAAATAATCCCACAGTTTGA
- a CDS encoding glutamate-5-semialdehyde dehydrogenase, which yields MTVDAFDDIPGAIASAKRAYGASLKLGMTKGADRSRAVLAMAEALQRSFDDILEANTLDLEASREMAVPDLILDWLKLTPKRLEATLEILQRLGELSDPLRRVRSADYQLEDSQTYTQLMPLGVIAFIYEAFPELAAIAAGLCIKTGNTLILKGGTEASHSNAAIADALQTAIADAGLPLGCIELIQTEHGASIRDLVSQDQYLNLVIPYGRSSLVQQVVRQSTAPVLRSAMGNCYLYWSLNGSLEMVRWMIVDSHCSEPDPVNAIEKVLIHRQAMPSSLITLWNSLQEKGFEIKGDAELVEAFPQLHLAKEGEWGSAYLTKTVAFKLVDSLEAAIAWINQYSSGHADCIVTESYQESRQFALGVNSASGYINASPRFSRNPARGDNVFLGMSNQRGHRRGLISLESLTTVKHIVQGNGRF from the coding sequence ATGACAGTGGATGCTTTTGATGATATCCCCGGAGCAATTGCTAGCGCCAAACGCGCCTATGGTGCTTCCTTAAAATTGGGAATGACCAAGGGTGCAGATCGCAGCCGTGCCGTTTTGGCAATGGCAGAGGCGCTACAACGCTCTTTTGACGACATTTTAGAAGCTAATACTTTAGATCTAGAAGCTAGTCGGGAAATGGCAGTACCAGATTTGATTCTGGACTGGCTGAAGCTGACACCAAAACGACTAGAAGCGACTTTAGAAATTTTGCAACGCTTAGGGGAATTATCAGATCCACTGCGGCGCGTGCGTAGTGCTGACTACCAACTCGAAGATTCTCAGACTTATACGCAGTTAATGCCTTTGGGTGTAATTGCGTTTATTTACGAAGCGTTTCCTGAATTAGCAGCGATCGCCGCAGGTTTATGTATTAAAACAGGCAACACTCTGATTCTCAAAGGTGGTACAGAAGCTAGCCATTCTAACGCAGCGATCGCTGATGCGTTGCAAACAGCCATTGCCGACGCTGGTCTACCACTTGGCTGTATAGAATTGATCCAAACAGAACATGGTGCTTCTATTCGCGATTTAGTCAGCCAAGACCAATATCTGAACTTAGTCATTCCCTACGGACGTTCTAGCTTGGTACAGCAGGTAGTGCGGCAGTCTACAGCGCCCGTATTAAGATCAGCGATGGGGAATTGTTATCTTTACTGGTCTTTGAATGGCAGTTTGGAAATGGTGCGGTGGATGATTGTAGATAGCCATTGCAGCGAACCCGATCCAGTAAATGCGATCGAAAAAGTTTTGATTCATAGGCAAGCCATGCCATCTTCCTTAATTACCTTGTGGAATAGCCTGCAGGAAAAAGGCTTTGAAATTAAAGGAGATGCGGAACTAGTAGAAGCTTTTCCGCAGTTGCATCTAGCTAAAGAAGGAGAATGGGGAAGCGCTTATTTAACCAAGACAGTAGCTTTTAAACTAGTGGATAGCTTAGAGGCAGCGATCGCCTGGATTAACCAATACAGCAGCGGTCATGCCGACTGCATCGTTACAGAATCCTACCAGGAAAGTCGGCAATTTGCCCTAGGAGTCAATAGCGCCTCCGGTTACATTAACGCCTCCCCACGTTTCAGCCGTAATCCGGCACGGGGAGATAATGTATTTCTGGGTATGTCGAACCAGAGAGGTCATCGACGCGGATTAATTAGCTTAGAAAGCCTGACTACCGTCAAGCATATTGTGCAGGGAAACGGCAGGTTTTAG
- a CDS encoding acyl-CoA desaturase: MTIATSTKSRTHLVHVTFLTILHAGALLALVPSFFSWKAVGVCLFLHWVTGGLGITLGYHRLVTHRSFQTPKWLEYFLVLCGTLACQGGPIEWVGMHRIHHLYSDKELDPHDSNKGFWWSHMGWMMYQSPLQPEVPRFTKDIGDDPVYQFFQNNLVWLQVALGLLLLALGGLPFLVWGVFVRLILVWHCTWFVNSATHKFGYRTYDAGDNSTNCWWVALVTYGEGWHNNHHAFQYSARHGLKWWEIDMTWMTIQLLQALGLATNVKLADKK, encoded by the coding sequence ATGACAATTGCTACATCAACAAAATCCCGAACCCATTTGGTACACGTCACATTCTTGACTATTTTGCACGCTGGAGCTCTACTTGCTCTAGTTCCCAGTTTCTTTAGCTGGAAAGCAGTCGGTGTGTGCTTGTTTCTCCATTGGGTAACAGGTGGCTTAGGTATTACTCTGGGCTATCACCGCCTAGTCACCCACCGTAGTTTTCAAACTCCTAAGTGGCTGGAGTACTTCTTGGTTTTGTGCGGAACTCTCGCCTGCCAAGGAGGACCAATAGAATGGGTTGGCATGCATCGGATACACCATTTGTACTCAGATAAGGAGTTAGACCCCCATGATTCCAATAAAGGCTTCTGGTGGAGCCACATGGGTTGGATGATGTATCAGTCACCACTTCAGCCAGAAGTCCCTCGCTTTACGAAAGATATTGGCGATGACCCAGTTTATCAGTTTTTTCAAAACAATTTAGTTTGGCTCCAAGTTGCCTTGGGTTTACTATTGTTAGCGCTGGGTGGTTTGCCGTTTCTTGTTTGGGGGGTTTTTGTTCGCCTTATCCTTGTCTGGCATTGCACCTGGTTTGTCAACAGTGCTACCCATAAATTCGGCTATCGTACCTATGATGCAGGTGATAACTCCACAAACTGTTGGTGGGTGGCTTTGGTTACATACGGTGAAGGTTGGCATAATAACCACCATGCCTTTCAGTACTCAGCTCGTCACGGGCTGAAATGGTGGGAAATTGACATGACTTGGATGACTATTCAGTTGCTGCAAGCGTTAGGTCTGGCTACGAATGTAAAATTGGCAGACAAGAAATAG
- a CDS encoding methionine gamma-lyase family protein, which translates to MNSLEQLRQAEQALLQIFSGIDAQVKGNLHRVLNAFRHHRVGAHHFAGVTGYGHDDLGRETLDKVFAEVMGAEAAAVRVQFVSGTHAIACALFGVLRPGDEMLAVAGAPYDTLEEVIGLRGHDQGSLIEFGIRYRQLNLTPEGTVDWQALSRAVEDNTSLVLIQRSCGYSWRPSLSIADIEKIIHLVKQQNPNTICFVDNCYGEFIETREPTHVGADLMAGSLIKNPGGTIVTAGGYVAGRADLVEAAACRLTAPGIGSYGGATFDQNRLLFQGLFLAPQMVGEAMKGTHLTGYVFDKLGYPVNPAPFAPRRDVIQAIKLGSAEKLIAFCKAIQQNSPIGSYLDPIPDEMPGYESKVVMAGGTFIEGSTLEFSADGPLREPYVVYCQGGTHWTHVAIALEAAIEVVGPA; encoded by the coding sequence ATGAACAGCTTGGAACAGCTGCGGCAAGCAGAACAGGCACTGTTACAGATTTTTTCTGGAATTGACGCTCAGGTCAAGGGAAATCTTCATCGAGTTTTAAATGCCTTTCGCCATCATAGAGTCGGCGCACACCATTTTGCAGGTGTCACAGGATACGGTCACGATGATTTAGGCCGAGAAACTTTAGACAAAGTCTTTGCGGAAGTTATGGGTGCTGAGGCAGCTGCTGTACGAGTGCAGTTCGTTTCTGGAACCCACGCGATCGCCTGTGCCTTATTTGGTGTCCTCCGTCCTGGTGACGAGATGCTCGCGGTGGCTGGTGCTCCCTATGACACATTAGAAGAAGTAATAGGTTTACGGGGTCATGATCAAGGCTCCCTTATAGAGTTTGGCATTCGCTATCGCCAATTGAATCTTACTCCAGAAGGAACAGTAGATTGGCAAGCTTTAAGCCGAGCGGTGGAGGATAACACTAGTTTAGTCTTAATTCAGCGCTCTTGTGGCTATTCCTGGCGTCCTAGTCTATCAATTGCCGATATAGAAAAAATTATTCACTTAGTCAAGCAGCAAAATCCTAACACGATTTGTTTTGTTGATAATTGCTACGGCGAATTTATCGAAACCCGTGAACCTACCCACGTCGGAGCCGATCTCATGGCGGGTTCCTTGATTAAAAACCCAGGCGGTACTATCGTTACCGCTGGCGGTTATGTCGCCGGTCGCGCTGATTTGGTAGAGGCGGCTGCGTGTCGGCTTACTGCGCCTGGTATCGGTAGTTACGGTGGTGCTACTTTTGACCAAAATCGCCTCCTCTTCCAAGGCTTATTTCTCGCACCTCAGATGGTAGGAGAAGCCATGAAAGGCACTCACCTAACTGGTTATGTTTTTGACAAGCTTGGTTATCCAGTTAATCCCGCACCCTTTGCTCCCCGGCGTGATGTGATCCAGGCAATTAAACTCGGTTCCGCTGAGAAGCTAATAGCTTTTTGTAAGGCGATACAACAAAATTCACCCATCGGTTCTTATCTTGACCCTATTCCTGATGAAATGCCAGGTTACGAAAGTAAAGTCGTTATGGCTGGCGGGACATTTATTGAGGGTAGCACATTAGAGTTCTCTGCTGACGGCCCGTTGCGAGAACCCTATGTGGTTTATTGCCAAGGCGGGACTCATTGGACTCATGTGGCGATCGCCCTGGAAGCCGCAATAGAAGTGGTGGGGCCAGCCTGA
- a CDS encoding HlyD family efflux transporter periplasmic adaptor subunit → MRYSLAANAAQARQTKQAFAKPTEQLSYELGKAVQELPPLYTRLLAGTISVVVLGAIAWAHFSQVDEVATASGELIASTQVRPVTSLGNGSILAVRVKEGDRVTKGQPLIERDPDLQQSDVIRLAKSARLIQEDLRRLDAERTGAKNTGTQLQDELLTSRLKDYKARQAAAEAEANRQAALIEQAKVRLTRLQDNLINAKSSLANAKTNLVNAEKIQEKVTSNLEIAQKREQGLRTLNNSGAIPRIDYLEAQDRLNRANAEITRANDEITNGQNKVTEAQDKVTSLEKDIDAQKQEILQAQASYQAAKNQAQRLESERLSEILTQTNKRKEELTNVQGQLDQAQKQRQLETIQAPVSGTIYRVKATKGPVQSGEELLSILPDGEELLLEVKVLNRDIGFIREGMKAKVKMATFPFQEFGIVDGEVVQVSPNAIVDKELGLVFPTRIKLNKHSIAVRGKEVGFTPGMAANGEIVTRKKSVLTFILEPVTRRFSEAFSVR, encoded by the coding sequence ATGAGATATTCCCTGGCTGCAAATGCTGCTCAAGCACGTCAAACAAAACAGGCATTTGCTAAACCAACCGAACAACTTTCTTATGAATTGGGTAAGGCGGTACAGGAATTGCCGCCTTTATACACAAGATTATTAGCAGGAACAATTAGTGTAGTAGTTTTAGGAGCGATCGCTTGGGCGCATTTTTCCCAAGTAGATGAAGTGGCGACTGCATCGGGGGAGTTAATCGCTTCTACCCAAGTACGACCGGTAACATCGTTGGGGAATGGCTCGATTTTAGCGGTGAGAGTTAAAGAAGGCGATCGCGTCACTAAAGGTCAGCCGTTGATAGAACGCGATCCAGATTTACAGCAATCTGATGTGATCCGCTTGGCTAAATCTGCCAGACTGATTCAAGAAGACTTGCGGCGTTTGGATGCGGAACGCACGGGAGCTAAAAATACAGGTACGCAGCTGCAAGATGAACTTTTAACCTCACGCTTGAAAGACTACAAAGCCCGTCAAGCTGCGGCGGAAGCAGAAGCAAATCGTCAGGCGGCGCTAATCGAGCAAGCTAAAGTCCGCCTGACTCGGTTGCAAGATAACCTCATCAATGCTAAAAGCAGCCTTGCCAACGCCAAAACAAACCTAGTTAACGCCGAAAAGATTCAGGAAAAAGTTACCAGCAACCTAGAGATTGCTCAAAAAAGAGAGCAAGGCCTGCGTACGCTTAATAATTCTGGTGCGATACCGAGAATAGATTACCTGGAAGCACAAGACAGACTCAATCGTGCCAATGCTGAAATCACTAGGGCTAACGATGAAATTACAAACGGTCAAAATAAAGTTACTGAAGCGCAAGATAAAGTCACATCTTTAGAAAAAGATATTGATGCCCAAAAGCAAGAAATTCTGCAAGCACAAGCATCATATCAAGCGGCTAAAAATCAAGCACAGCGTTTAGAGTCAGAACGTCTCAGTGAAATATTAACTCAAACAAACAAGCGTAAAGAAGAATTAACTAACGTTCAAGGTCAACTCGACCAAGCCCAAAAGCAGCGACAATTAGAAACTATCCAAGCTCCTGTGTCTGGAACAATTTACAGAGTCAAAGCCACAAAAGGCCCAGTGCAATCGGGTGAAGAATTACTGTCGATTTTGCCGGATGGAGAAGAACTACTCTTAGAAGTGAAAGTCCTCAACCGTGATATCGGCTTTATTCGTGAAGGTATGAAAGCAAAGGTAAAAATGGCGACTTTCCCGTTCCAGGAATTTGGCATTGTTGATGGTGAAGTCGTGCAAGTCAGTCCAAACGCGATCGTTGATAAGGAATTAGGTTTAGTATTTCCCACCAGAATTAAACTGAACAAACACTCCATCGCAGTTCGGGGTAAAGAAGTAGGATTTACTCCTGGTATGGCTGCTAATGGTGAAATTGTCACCCGTAAGAAGTCGGTTTTGACTTTTATCTTAGAACCAGTGACTCGCAGATTCAGCGAAGCATTTTCTGTCAGGTAG
- a CDS encoding SDR family oxidoreductase, whose product MFLVTGASGGIGRRVVRLLREREMSVRAFVRLTSRYGELEHRSADIFIGDLRQEKDIQKACQGVQYIISTHGSDGDPLALDYRANIELIDQAKANGVQHFVFISVLGADRGYEDAPVFKAKRAVERYLESSGLNYTILRPAGLASNLLPLAERFRETGIYLLIGDPKNRTSIVSTDDLARMIVDSVTVAAARNQILSVGGPEILLREDIPKIFGRIFNKEPIIINPPLFVIDGLRGALGFINPQGQKNLGTFRTLLANEFFCTTEEINNLEAIFGFKLETLEHFLRRYLAV is encoded by the coding sequence ATGTTTCTAGTCACTGGAGCATCGGGAGGAATTGGTCGTCGTGTCGTGCGACTCCTGCGCGAACGGGAAATGTCAGTTCGGGCATTTGTCCGCCTCACCTCACGCTATGGTGAGTTAGAACACCGAAGTGCTGACATCTTTATCGGTGATTTACGACAAGAAAAAGATATTCAGAAAGCTTGTCAAGGCGTACAGTATATTATCAGTACCCACGGTTCCGATGGCGATCCATTAGCTTTAGACTACCGTGCCAATATCGAACTGATTGACCAGGCAAAAGCCAACGGCGTACAGCACTTTGTTTTCATTTCCGTATTAGGAGCAGATCGGGGATATGAAGATGCTCCGGTGTTCAAGGCGAAACGAGCAGTTGAGAGATATCTGGAAAGCAGTGGTCTAAATTACACAATTTTACGTCCAGCTGGATTAGCATCTAACTTGCTGCCATTGGCAGAACGATTTCGGGAAACGGGGATATATTTGCTGATTGGCGACCCCAAAAACCGGACTTCGATTGTAAGTACAGATGATTTGGCAAGGATGATAGTCGATTCGGTGACAGTTGCAGCTGCTCGCAATCAAATTTTATCAGTCGGTGGCCCGGAGATTTTATTGCGAGAGGATATTCCCAAAATTTTCGGTCGCATCTTTAACAAAGAGCCAATAATAATTAATCCGCCACTGTTTGTGATTGACGGCTTACGTGGTGCGTTGGGTTTTATTAATCCCCAAGGACAAAAAAATTTGGGAACCTTCCGCACATTGCTAGCAAATGAATTTTTCTGTACAACTGAAGAGATTAACAACTTAGAAGCGATTTTCGGTTTTAAGTTGGAAACACTGGAACATTTTTTGCGGCGTTATTTAGCTGTGTAA
- the xth gene encoding exodeoxyribonuclease III: protein MKIATWNVNSIRTRLQHVVDWLTQNPVDVLCMQETKVVDENFPRSPFEQLGYHLYFSGQKSYNGVAIVSLQPLQAVTTGFTPILTKLPPEWDEQKRVITGVIDDIRIVNLYVPNGAAVGSEKYEYKLRWLAVLGEYLQTLQVFTPDICVCGDFNIALESKDINEKVKTENHIMASEPERQALRDVLALGFADAFRKFTSEGGHYTWWDYRAASFARNLGWRIDHHYLTPSLYERAKSCTIDIAPRKLLQPSDHVPVIVELEI, encoded by the coding sequence ATGAAAATTGCTACTTGGAACGTCAACTCGATTCGCACTCGCTTGCAGCACGTTGTTGATTGGTTGACTCAAAATCCGGTTGATGTGCTGTGTATGCAAGAAACCAAAGTCGTGGATGAAAATTTTCCGCGATCGCCTTTTGAGCAATTAGGCTATCACCTCTATTTTTCAGGTCAAAAATCTTACAATGGAGTTGCAATTGTGAGCTTGCAACCCCTACAAGCTGTAACCACTGGTTTTACACCTATTTTGACGAAATTACCGCCAGAATGGGATGAGCAAAAGCGGGTCATAACTGGTGTAATTGATGATATCCGCATCGTAAATCTTTACGTACCCAACGGTGCAGCGGTGGGTAGCGAGAAATACGAATACAAACTGCGTTGGTTGGCTGTGTTGGGAGAATATTTGCAAACTCTACAAGTCTTTACACCTGACATTTGTGTGTGTGGCGACTTCAACATTGCCTTGGAAAGCAAAGATATCAACGAAAAGGTAAAGACTGAAAATCATATTATGGCATCCGAGCCAGAGCGCCAAGCCTTACGAGATGTTCTCGCACTAGGATTTGCCGATGCTTTTCGCAAATTTACATCCGAAGGCGGACACTACACTTGGTGGGACTATCGCGCCGCATCTTTTGCCCGTAATTTGGGTTGGCGAATTGATCATCACTATCTCACACCAAGCTTATATGAGCGTGCGAAAAGCTGCACTATTGATATAGCTCCCAGAAAATTACTTCAGCCTAGCGATCATGTGCCAGTAATTGTGGAACTTGAGATATGA
- a CDS encoding glycosyltransferase family 4 protein — MKIAQVAPLWERVPPPTYGGIELVVSRLTDELVRRGHEVTLFASGDSQTLAKLEAVYPRALRLDSQVEEYTVYEMLELSQVYQQAAEFDLIHSHVGISALPLASLVPTPTVHTLHGRFTTDTRHVYSHHHQQPYVSISNAQRLINLNYVDTVYNGIDPEDYPFVAQPQDPPYLAFLGRFSPEKGPQHAIAIAKQTGWRLKMAGKVDVVDSEFFEKEIAPQIDGQQIQYLGEVNHAQKAELLGNAAITLFPITWQEPFGLVMIESMATGTPVIATNLGSVPEVIAQGVTGFVCQSYDEMAAMIPKALELNRHTCREYVENKFSVTQMVNGYEAVYEQLIKNRISLNGRIHSAKILF, encoded by the coding sequence ATGAAAATCGCTCAAGTAGCCCCCTTATGGGAACGAGTTCCGCCTCCAACATACGGAGGAATTGAACTAGTAGTGAGTCGCTTGACCGATGAACTAGTTCGTCGTGGTCACGAGGTCACTTTGTTCGCCTCTGGAGACTCTCAAACTTTGGCTAAGCTAGAAGCAGTGTATCCACGTGCGCTGCGCTTGGACTCTCAGGTCGAAGAGTACACAGTGTACGAAATGCTGGAACTCAGCCAAGTTTACCAACAAGCTGCGGAATTCGACTTAATTCATTCCCATGTAGGGATTTCGGCTTTACCTCTGGCGAGTTTGGTGCCAACACCCACAGTGCATACTCTGCACGGCAGGTTTACAACGGATACCCGTCATGTATACAGCCACCACCACCAGCAACCATACGTCAGCATAAGTAACGCGCAGAGACTGATAAACCTTAATTACGTTGACACGGTTTACAACGGGATTGATCCAGAAGATTATCCTTTTGTAGCTCAACCCCAAGATCCTCCATATTTGGCATTCCTAGGACGTTTCTCACCAGAAAAAGGCCCGCAACATGCGATCGCTATTGCTAAGCAAACAGGGTGGCGGTTGAAAATGGCTGGAAAAGTGGATGTAGTGGATTCTGAATTTTTTGAAAAAGAAATTGCCCCCCAAATTGATGGTCAGCAAATTCAATACCTTGGAGAAGTAAATCACGCGCAGAAAGCAGAACTTTTGGGTAATGCGGCAATTACACTCTTCCCGATTACCTGGCAAGAACCTTTTGGCTTGGTGATGATTGAATCGATGGCAACTGGTACACCAGTAATTGCCACTAATTTGGGTTCCGTACCGGAGGTGATTGCCCAAGGGGTGACAGGCTTTGTATGTCAAAGTTATGATGAAATGGCGGCAATGATTCCTAAAGCTTTGGAGTTAAACCGTCATACCTGCCGAGAATACGTAGAAAACAAATTTAGCGTTACCCAGATGGTCAATGGGTACGAAGCGGTTTATGAACAACTCATCAAAAACCGTATTAGTTTAAATGGGCGCATCCATTCTGCCAAAATCCTTTTTTAA